A window of the Rhizobium brockwellii genome harbors these coding sequences:
- the otnI gene encoding 2-oxo-tetronate isomerase, whose protein sequence is MPKFSANLSFLYQDLPFLDRFKAAAKDGFGALEYLGPYAEPKEKVAEALKASGLKQALFNVPSGDWAGGERGIACLPGRVEEFRNGVAQALDYAAALDCPQVNVISGLVPKGANLQTLENVLVDNLKYAAKRCADAAVRLLVEPINLRDIPGFFLSTTADAERILDRVGSDNLYIQYDFYHMQIMQGDLIPTFIRLKEKIAHVQIADNPGRSEPGTGEINYSFILSELDRLGYDGWVGCEYKPKSGTSEGLGWMKPYLTSARTA, encoded by the coding sequence GTGCCAAAATTTTCCGCCAACCTTTCCTTCCTCTACCAGGACCTGCCCTTTCTCGACCGTTTCAAGGCAGCCGCAAAGGACGGCTTCGGCGCCCTCGAATATCTCGGCCCCTATGCCGAACCGAAGGAGAAGGTCGCTGAGGCGCTGAAGGCGAGCGGCCTGAAACAGGCGCTCTTCAACGTGCCATCAGGCGACTGGGCCGGCGGCGAGCGCGGCATCGCCTGTCTGCCGGGGCGCGTAGAGGAGTTCCGCAACGGGGTCGCGCAGGCTCTCGACTATGCCGCAGCGCTCGATTGCCCACAGGTGAATGTCATCTCCGGCCTGGTACCGAAGGGTGCGAACCTTCAAACGCTGGAAAATGTGCTGGTCGACAATCTGAAATATGCTGCAAAGCGTTGTGCCGACGCCGCCGTCAGGCTGTTGGTCGAGCCGATCAATCTGCGCGATATTCCCGGCTTCTTCCTGTCGACCACCGCTGATGCCGAACGCATTCTCGACCGGGTCGGCTCGGACAATCTCTACATCCAGTATGATTTCTACCACATGCAGATCATGCAGGGCGACCTGATCCCCACCTTCATCCGGCTGAAGGAGAAGATTGCCCATGTCCAGATCGCTGACAATCCCGGCCGGAGCGAACCCGGCACCGGTGAGATCAATTACAGTTTCATCCTCTCCGAGCTCGATCGCCTCGGCTACGACGGCTGGGTGGGTTGCGAGTACAAGCCGAAATCCGGCACCAGCGAAGGCCTCGGCTGGATGAAACCTTATCTGACGTCAGCGAGGACAGCATGA
- a CDS encoding 2-hydroxy-3-oxopropionate reductase — protein sequence MNIGFIGLGVMGRPMAEHLIDASHTLHLSRVKETSQHLVDKGGKAATSARAVAHASDIVILMLPDTSDVEAVLFGEDGVAAGLSQGKLVIDMSSISPVATKTFAKRIEALGCDYLDAPVSGGEVGAKAASLTIMVGGKEQIFERAKPLFEKMGKNITHVGGSGDGQTAKVANQIIVGLTIEAVAEALLFARKAGADPEKVRAALMGGFAASRILEVHGERMVKETFEPGFRIRLHRKDMTLAVDAARALDLSLPNTAATQQLMNAAIANGDGERDHSALIRTLELLAGGPR from the coding sequence ATGAACATCGGATTTATAGGACTGGGCGTCATGGGCCGCCCGATGGCGGAACACCTGATCGACGCCAGCCACACACTGCATCTGAGCCGCGTGAAGGAAACCTCGCAGCATCTTGTCGACAAGGGCGGCAAAGCCGCAACAAGCGCCAGGGCGGTGGCGCACGCTTCCGACATCGTCATCCTGATGCTGCCGGATACATCAGATGTCGAGGCGGTTCTGTTCGGCGAAGACGGCGTCGCCGCCGGCCTTTCCCAGGGCAAGCTGGTTATCGACATGAGCTCGATCTCGCCGGTCGCCACCAAGACTTTCGCCAAGCGCATCGAGGCACTCGGCTGCGATTATCTCGATGCCCCGGTTTCCGGCGGTGAGGTTGGCGCCAAGGCCGCTTCGCTGACGATCATGGTCGGCGGCAAGGAGCAGATTTTCGAACGCGCCAAGCCGCTTTTCGAGAAGATGGGTAAGAACATCACCCATGTCGGCGGTAGCGGCGACGGGCAGACGGCCAAGGTCGCCAACCAGATTATCGTCGGCCTGACGATCGAGGCGGTTGCCGAAGCACTGCTCTTTGCCAGGAAGGCCGGCGCCGATCCGGAAAAGGTGCGCGCAGCACTGATGGGCGGCTTTGCCGCCTCGCGCATCCTCGAAGTGCACGGCGAGCGCATGGTCAAGGAGACCTTCGAGCCAGGCTTTCGCATCCGCCTGCATCGCAAGGACATGACGCTTGCCGTCGATGCCGCCCGCGCACTCGATCTGTCGCTGCCGAACACGGCCGCCACGCAGCAGCTGATGAATGCCGCGATCGCCAATGGCGACGGCGAACGCGACCATTCCGCCCTCATCCGCACCCTGGAACTCCTCGCCGGAGGACCGCGCTAG